One Podarcis muralis chromosome Z, rPodMur119.hap1.1, whole genome shotgun sequence DNA segment encodes these proteins:
- the SERTM2 gene encoding serine-rich and transmembrane domain-containing 2, translating to MTEVYFRFRGNLTGRAHPPPTLATGVANADKYSNLYMYVGLFLTLLAILLILLFTMLLRLKHVISPITTSPESTENIQQFTDVEMHGRIPST from the coding sequence ATGACTGAGGTCTATTTCAGATTCCGTGGAAATCTTACTGGtcgtgcccacccacccccaaccctgGCTACAGGAGTGGCAAATGCAGATAAATACTCCAACTTGTATATGTATGTAGGGTTGTTTCTGACCCTACTGGCCATCCTACTTATTCTACTTTTCACCATGCTCCTGCGTCTGAAACACGTCATCTCCCCTATTACCACATCTCCAGAGAGCACTGAGAACATCCAGCAGTTTACAGATGTTGAAATGCATGGCAGGATCCCCAGTACTTAG